The genome window ACTCCCGGCCCGCCGACAAGAAGGAGCTGGCCGCCACCGCCGTGATCCGCCTCGACCTGGACGAGGTCTCCGCCAAGCTCCGCACCGGCGGCGTGAACGACGAGCCCGAGGACCTCTCTCTCCCCCACTGGGCCGGCGTCGTCCCGGTCCGCAGGGAGTACGGGACCCCGCTCCCGGACGCCGGCCTGGCACCCGGCACCGGCCTGCCGGACTACCTGGCGGCCCTGTGATGCTGATCCATCCCTGGGACGCGCCCCGCGACGACACCGAGTGGCAACGCTGGCTCGCCGCCCACGACTTCGGGCAGCTCGCCGTGAACGGATCACCGGGCGAGCCGCCTTACGTGCAGCCGCTGCACTTCGCGTACGACGCCGGGCGCGGCGAGGCCGTCACCCACCTCGCCCGTCCCAACCCACTCTGGACCGCTCTGGAGGCGAACCCGCGGGTACTGCTCAGCGTGGTCGACGACTATGTGTATGTGCCCGGCCCTTGGCAGGCCCCGGCCGACACCCCGTCCGAGCAGGGCGTACCCACGAGTTTCTACGCGGCCGTCCAGCTCCGGTGCATCGCCCATGTGGTGGACGACGCGGCCGGCAAGGCGGAGCTGCTGAACCGCCAGATGGGCCACTTCCAGCCGGAGGGCGGCTCCGCGCGGGCGGCGGCGGGCGAGGCGCCGTACGGCCGCATGCTGTCCGGGATCCGCGGTCTGCGACTCGAAGTGACCGATGTCCGGGCGAAGTTCAAGTACGCGAGCCACATGGCGGAAGAGGTGCAGGACCGGATCGTGGCGGGCCTCGAGGCTCGGGGCGGGGTGCGGGACGCGGCGGCCCGGGAGCACCAGTTGCGCAGGCGGGCAGTGTGGTCCCCGGACCGGTGAGGTGCCGGTGCGGGCTCCTGCACGGCTTCGAGGAACCCGCACCCCTCGGCCCCGTCACACCGGGACCGCTCCCTCCTCCGCCGCGCGCGCCTGCCGCGCCTCCGCGAGCGCGAGCCCCGCGACCGAGCCGAGCATCAGTGCGGTACCGGCGAGCGTGGCCGCCGTGAGCCGCTCACCGAGCAGGGCGATGGCCAGGACCGCCGCGCCGACCGGCTCGAGCAGCATGATCACGGACACGGTGGCGGACCGTACGACAGCCGCGCCCGCGAAGTAGAGGGCGTAGGCCAGTGCCGTGGGCACCGCCGCGATATACGCCAACAGCCCCACCAGCACGGCGGGGCGCGCGGCGTGCGGCAGCAGCCCCTCGTCCAGTGCGAACGGCAGCAGGCACAGACTGGT of Streptomyces cynarae contains these proteins:
- a CDS encoding FMN-binding negative transcriptional regulator encodes the protein MLIHPWDAPRDDTEWQRWLAAHDFGQLAVNGSPGEPPYVQPLHFAYDAGRGEAVTHLARPNPLWTALEANPRVLLSVVDDYVYVPGPWQAPADTPSEQGVPTSFYAAVQLRCIAHVVDDAAGKAELLNRQMGHFQPEGGSARAAAGEAPYGRMLSGIRGLRLEVTDVRAKFKYASHMAEEVQDRIVAGLEARGGVRDAAAREHQLRRRAVWSPDR